The sequence GTATAAGTATAAGTTTTCCCTGTTCCTGTTTCCATCATAATATCAATAATATTACTATTGTTATCCCTAAATGGTTCAATTCCATTAAGTTCTTGAATATTTCGGATATTATTAAAATACTGAAAATTAATGTTTTTATCTAAAATAGGATTAACACAATTTTTATTTATCTGTTCTGGTTTATTTATCTCAAGGTTTTCAAAAACTGCAATGGTATTATTTACAGCTTGTGTTTGATGAGGCAAGTTTTTCTCAAAATTAAATCCTTTCATAACTTAATACCTTGTTATGAAGTCAATGTCTATGCTTTTTTTATTAGCATAAGACTTTATATTTTCTGAAATTTCAAGCAGGCTCTTACTTTCAAAATTATATCCAAAGGCTATGATAGTTGTTGGGTTAAAATCCTTATCATTGTCTATCTTTTCAAGAAGGGCTTTTAAATTTTTAGTTTTAAAACCTCTATGCATTAAATATAGTTTTGAGTCAACATAATATCCACTATAACCATCTAAATCATAAGTTATAAGATTTTTTGTAAGAGGTGATCCATCATAAGTTTTCCAAGTTATAAGTAAAGCATTAAGGTCTTCCTCATTTAACTCTTTTTCATCAAACAGTGCCATATTAGAACTTAACTCTTTTTCATCAAATCTATAATCTTCCCAAATAGGCATAGTCTCAAAAATTCTAAAGCCAAAGTCTTGCTCGCTTAAATCTTTATCTTTGTTTTCATCTTTTATCTTTTTTGCAGCACGGATTAATCTTTCTTTTGTAATTTCAAAGATAGTTGGTTCTTTAACTTTTAACTCATTTTTTACAAATTCATATGCTACTTTACTCTTTTTCTCATCTATCTTTTCAGGTAATTGAACTAGTATAAATTTTCTATCTCCACCATCCTGCGCATTTAGTTGCATAATAGCATGACCTGTAGTCGCTGAACCTGCAAAGAAATCTAGGATAATATCATTATTAGCAGTAGAAATTTGGGTAATTTTTTTTAATAAAAAAAGAGGTTTAGCGTAATCAAAAAATTTATTTCCTAAAATATCTTTTTGTTCATTAGATGCCCTATCATAGTTTATTTCTTTTTCCATCCATGTGCTTTTAATTTTTCTTGTTTTATTTTTAAATAAATAATTTTTTTCAAAAATATCATATTCAAGCTTTCCTTCTCTCTTAACTTTTCTTGCAATTAATAATTTTTTATCTTTGATAATTTTATCTTTTGACCATCTCCATGTACCTAAAATACCATTTGAAAATTTTGGAATAATTTTTATAAATTTTTCTTTATTGTCCAAATGTATGCTATTATCTGTTGGATCTACAAAAATAGGAAAATGTAAACTTGGACTTTCTTCAGCTGTAGCCCTACCTCCTCTTAGTCTTAAGCCAATTTCCCTATAAAAACCATTTTCATCTTGTTTGTTATATTCATTTATTTGATCTTTTGTAAGATTTTCTCCTTTTAATTGAATTTTTTGTGTTTTTGAATATACCAATATATATTCATGAGTTTCGGCAATATTTTTACTAGATTGTCTACCTCTTGGATTTGAATATATATTAATGGTTGATACAAAATTCTCTTCGCCAAAAATTTCATCCATAATTAGTCTAAGTTGTGCTACTTCATTATCATCAATGCTTACAAAAATAACCCCATCATCTCTTAGTAAAGTCTTAGCTATATAGAGCCTTGGATACATAAAAGTAAGCCATGCACTATGGCTATTACTTTTACTTTTGGTAAACTCGAGTATCTGTTTAGCTTTATCTTTGCTAATTCCTGCCAAAGCAACCAAATCACTTACCGTAAATTTTCTATCATCTTCATATACAAAACCATCGCCTCCTGTATTGTAAGGTGGGTCTATATATATCATTTTGATTTTTTCATAGTAGGCATTAGATAGGTGTTTAAGCACCTCTAAATTGTCCCCTTTTATAAGCAAATTTTGTGAATTTTTATTCTCTTCTTTTTGGTTAAAGCTTTTATCTTCTTTTAAAAGTGTAGTTGCTTCATCGCTAGCTAAAATTCTAGCATATGATTTACCTAACCACTCTAAACTATAACTCTCTTTGTAAAAGTTCATCTCATTTGGAGCTAGTTCTTGTTTTAGCTTTTCAAAATTTATTTTTCCATCTTTAGTAAAACAGTTGCCAAAGTGTTTTTTTAATATATCAATTTTTTCATCATGTGGTTTTATATTGTTAGTTGTATTTTGATGTTTATCCAAATTTGTTCCTTTATAACATAGTTTTGCCAAAAATGATAAATTTGATTATACAATGTTTATTTTAAAATACTAATAAGATTTGAAATTTAAATTATATAAATTGACTGATAATGTTTATTAAAATTTGTTAGTGTAAAAATAATTAAAAATCTAATTTATAAAAATGTAAAATTATGTAGGTATAAAATAAGTAGGGCTTAGCCCCAAAAAGGGGCTAAAAAGTGGATTACATCATTCCACCCATACCGCCCATTCCTCCCATACCACTCATATCAGGCATAGCAGGTTTGTCCTCTTTTATATCGCTAACTGTAGCTTCAGTTGTTAAAAGTAGACTTGAAACGCTAACTGCATTTTGCAGTGCAACTCTTGTAACTTTTACAGGGTCAATGATACCTGCTTCAAACATATCAACATATTCGCCAGTTGAAGCATCAAAACCTTTGTTATCATCTTTACTATTTTTAATCTCATTTGCAACAACACCAGCATCAAATCCGGCATTTTCAGCGATTTGTCTTGTTGGAGCGTATAAAGCTCTCTCAACGATAGCAGCACCGATTGCTTCATCACCGCTTAACTCTAACTTAACCTTTTTGCCAGCACAAATTAAAGCAGCTCCACCGCCAATTACGATACCTTCTTCAACAGCAGCTTTTGTAGCACTTAGTGCGTCATCAACTCTATCTTTTTTCTCTTTCATCTCTGTTTCACTTGCAGCTCCTACTTTTATAACTGCAACACCGCCACTTAGTTTTGCAAGTCTTTCTTGAAGTTTTTCTTTGTCATAATCACTTGTAGTTTCTTCTATTTGAGATTTTATTTGAGCAACTCTACCTTCAATTGCAGATTTTTCACCTTTACCATTTACGATAGTAGTATTGTCTTTATCAATCACAACACTTTCTGCCTCACCTAAATCCTCAAGTGTAGCACTCTCTAATGTTCTTCCCATCTCTTCACTAATTACATTACCACCTGTTAAAATAGCAATATCTTCAAGCATTGCTTTTCTTCTATCACCAAAACCAGGAGCTTTTACGGCTGAGATGTTTAATACACCACGAAGTTTATTTACAACTAAAGTTGCAAGTGCTTCGCCTTCAATATCTTCAGCAATTATCAAAAGTGGTTTTCCTGTTTTTTGAATTTGTTCTAAAACTGGAAGTAAGTCTTTTAAATTTGCTATTTTTTTATCAAATAGTAAAATATAAGGGCTGCTTAACTCAACTGTCATCTTTTCAGCATTTGTTACAAAATACGGGCTTAAGTAACCTCTATCAAATTGCATACCCTCAACAACATTTAGTTCGTCATCGATTGATTTTGCCTCTTCAACAGTTATAACACCATCTTTACCAACTTTTTCCATAGCATCAGCTATAAGCTCACCGATAGCTGAGTCTGAGTTTGCAGATATTGTAGCAACTTGAGTTATCTCTTTTTTACCCTTAACAGGAGTTGAGATATCTTTTAAAGCTTCAATTATAGCAGAAACTGCTTTATCCATACCTCTTTTTACTTCTATTGGATTAGCACCTGCTGTTATGTTTCTAAGACCCTCTTTAAATATAGCGTGAGCCAAAATTGTAGCTGTTGTAGTTCCATCCCCTGCTTCATCATTTGTCTTACTAGCAACCTCTTTAACTAAGCCTGCTCCCATATTTTCAATAGTATCTTTTAACTCAATTTCTTTTGCAACACTAACACCGTCTTTTGTGATAGATGGAGCACCAAAGCTTTTTTGAATTAAAACATTTCTACCTCTTGGCCCCATTGTAACCTTAACTGCATCGTTAAGTTTTTTAACGCCTGCATATAGTCCGTTTCTTGCTTCATCTGAAAAAATTATATCTTTTGCCATTTTATTTCCTTTTTAATTTATTTTATTATACCTATTTTATTATGCCAAGAGTGTCTTCTAAATTTAGAACAAGATATTTTTCTCCATCTAAATTTACTTCGCTACCTGCATATTTAGAAAATACAACAGTATCTCCAACATTTATGCCTTCACTCTCTTTTGAAACAGCTACTACTTCACCAACTGATGGCTTCTCTTTTGAAGCATTATCAGGTATTATAATACCTGTTGCTGTTGTTTTTGTTTCCTCTTCGCGTTTTACTAAAATGCGCTTTCCTAATGGTTGAAAATTCATTTTACATCCTTTTTATTAAATTTTTAGCACTCAATGTTTTTAAGTGATGAAATTATAGGCAATTTTTTAATTTTTGTCAATACTTGTAGCTAAATTTATCATAAACATTTAGTCTATTAGGCTAAATGTATTGTTTAAAAATATATTTAATTATGATTAATATATTTAAAACAATCTATAAATTTAAGGTTATTATTTATATTATATTTAATAATCTTTTAAAATAATTCTTATTATAATTATCATTATTATTTTAAAAAAAGGAATAAAATTGTATAAAAAAAATACATTTAGTTTTAGTCTATTAGCATTAAGCTCGTCTTTTTGCTATATCTCCACCGCAGGTTTGGCAAAGGATATCGAGCTTAAAGATCTAAATATCTCTGCAAATTTACCATCAAAACCCATAACAACAAAAGACAAATACAAAGGTTCATCATCTATATCAAAAAATACCATAAGTTCTATTGCTGGACCAAGAAGAGGACTTACTGACATTTTGAAAATAAATCCAAATGTAACTTTTGCAAACACACAAGTTTCTTCTAAAAATCAAGGTGAGCTAGATTCTCAAGATATAAGTATTAATGGTGCAAGATCTTATCAAAACAACTTTATCATAGATGGTATGAGTATAAATAATGATTTAAATCCATCAAGTAGTTTAAGAGTCTCACAAGAGATGGGAAGTATGAGTTCAATTGGTATGTCACAAACAGCACTACCAGATATTGGCTCTATTTCACAAGGCATTAATCTTGATCCAGATTTAATAGAAACATTAAATGTTTATGATAGCTCTGTGAGTGCTAAATATGGTAGTTTTCAGGGGGGGGTAGTAGAAACAAAAACAAGAAATCCACGAAATGGTTTTCATGGTAAAATAAGTTCTGGTTATACAAGCGATAAATATACTAAAATCTTTGTAGATGAAAAAGAAAAAAATGATTTTGAAAATTCACATAATAGCTTACAGCAACCAAAGTTTAAAAAAATAAGAAATATTGTAGAATTAGAAGGTTATGTAGCTGAAAATTTAGGGATTTTATTTAATTACTCACGCTCTAGAAGCACCATTCCACTATTAGCTTATAGTGAAAATTATGCTGAAAAATATGGACAAGAGACAAAAAATCAAACTAGAAAAAATGATAATTTTTTCTTAAAGGCTAGATACTTTGCAACAGATAATCTAACTATTACTCCTAGCTTTATATATGCACCAAGCAGTGGAGCATATCATAATCCAGCTGCAAAAAATTCCAAACAAACCTACAACTCTGGTGGATTAATAAGCTCAATTGATTTAGATTATGACCTTGGGTTTGGAAAACTCAATCAAGTTATTGGCTTTTCAAACCTTAATTCATCAAGAGATGCTGAGCATGAATATTATAAATTATGGTCAACTGGTAGCAGGTTTAATAAATTTAAAACAGGAGGCAACTCTGGTGGATTTGGCGATATAGACCAAACCCAAAAAACTCTTTCTTATAAAGCAAGTTTAGATTTTGAAAAAGCAAAAATTTTAGATATAGGTGATTTGAGTTTAGACCACAGCTTTAGCATGGGGCTTGAGCTAAAAAAAGTAGATGCAAGTTATAAAATAAAAAGAGCATTTAATGTTTATAGCGTTCCTAGTGTATATTCTGGAAAGACTGTAAATGGCTTCTATGGACCAGAAGATAGGCAAGAGCGATTAGATAGATGTCATCCTGATGATGAAGCATGCACTGTTGAGTCTTTATATGATTGGGATCCTTCAAGACTTGATGGTTATGCTTATATGAAAAAAGATACTTATAGTGGCGAGACAAAAGCTAAAATAAAACAATATTCATTTTGGCTACAAGATGAGCTTGAATTAGGCAACCTTTCTTTACGACCAGGAGTTAGATTTGACAAAGATAGTTACACAAATAAACTAAATGTTGCTCCAAGATTTGTATCATCGTATGAATTTAGCAATTCAAAAATAACCTTAGGTTTAAATAGATATTATGGCAGATCTCCACTCGCACTTATGTTAAAAGAGGGTAGAGAGGACTTAAAAACTTCATATAAAAGAAAAAGATTTGGAGGAATATTGTATGATCCAGATGATCCATCGTGGGAAATTGATACATCAGTTTTGAAAAAAAGTGATAGATTTTTTAGAAAATTAAAAACCCCTTATGATGATGAACTTGCAATAGGTTTTGACACATCTTTTTATAATCTTGATCTAGGTTTAAAATATATCCATAGAAAAGGAAAAAATCTTATCTTTGATGCTGATGTAATAACAGAAGGTATAGATATAAGTAAACTTGATAAAAACAAGTATAATAAATCAGACTTAAGAGTATTTACAAATAAAGGCGAGAGCAAGACAGATATCTATACAGTAACTTTAAGTAATAAAATTCCATATAAAATTCAAAACTCCACTCATGCATTTGAATTAGCTTTCAATTATACAGATGCTAGGTCAAACTCTTTGGCATATAATAGTTTTGTTCAAGGAAGCAATACTCATAAAACCGATTCTTCATTAGGAAAAACACAAAAACCATCATACAAATATTTAAAATTAGATGGAAAAATTATAAATATAGAAGATGCTCCGGCTGAAGATTTTAATAGAAAATGGTCTTTAAGACTTAGCACAATTTCCAAATTTCCAAATTTTTTATCACCAAAACTTGATTTAACAGTAGGAAATACCTTTAGACTTGAAGCACCTTTAAAAAGATTACAACTTGCAACAGATGAGAACGTAGAAAATTACAATGGGCATTATGTAACTGCTTATAGAACTAAAAAAATCTCTGGAACAGGTTTTAACTGGGATATTAGGCTTGGACTTGTATACAATACTTCTAAAAATTCAGAATTTTTTGCAAATCTTGATGTGTTAAATGTATTAAACAAAAAAATTGTATCTGGTGAAATAGATAGGTATTCAAAAGATATAAGTAATGTAAAAATTTATCAATCAGGACGGTCATTTTATTTTGAAGGAGGATACAGATGGTAGACTTTATGCCATTTTTAAATGAATATATTGATATTATTATATTTGGAATTTTAGGAAGTATGAGTTTTATAGTTATAACACTTGGCATTGAGCGGATGATATTTTTTATCCGCTTTAAAGAAGAAAAGTATGATGATTTGCATAAACTTAAAATAGATGTAAGTAGAAATTTAACTTGTATAGGCATTATAGGTTCAAATGCCCCTTATGTTGGACTTTTAGGCACTGTTGTAGGGATAATTATTACTTTTTATAATATGGGGCAAAGTGGTAGTTTTGAAACAGCTTCGATAATGACGGGACTATCTCTAGCATTAAAAGCTACTGCACTTGGTATTTTAGTAGCAATACCAAGTCTTGTTATTCATGATTTTGCTATAAGAGCTGCAAACAAACGAATAGATATTTTTCAAAGCAATCACAAAGATAAGTAAAAAGATGGAAATTAAAAATAATTTTAAACTAAATGTTATACCCTTAATAGATGTTATGCTAGTGCTTTTAGCCATTGTGCTAACAGCTGCTAGCTTTATAGAGTATGGCAAGATTGATGTAAAACTTCCAAAGCAAAATACTAGCTTAAAAAAAGAGGATATTCCAAAAGAGAGGGTCGAGATTATATTAAGTTCTGACTCCCAAATAAGGCTAAATAATCAAAATTTAGATTTAGATAGTCTAAAAATCGAACTAAGCAAGTTAAAAAAAGATGATTTTATTCTATTTAAAGGCGATCAAAAAGCTGAATTTGGAAAATTTGTAGATATTTTGCAAATATTAAAATATCTTGATTTACAAAACTTTTTAATAATGACACAAGTGGAACAATGAAAAAAGATTTAAATTTTATTGTTGCTTTTTTTATATCGGCGCTTTTACATACCTGTGTTGTCGCATTAATATTTTTCAAAAGCTTAGGTCAAGACACCAGCATAAGTATATCTGAAAACGAGGCACAAGCTTTTGGATTAAGCTTTGCACAAATTGCTCAAACAGAAGAGTATCAAGAAGCAATGGCAAAAAAAGAGGAGATTGTTGAAGAACAACCTGAGGAAGCAGTTGAGGAAATAACAGAAGAACAACCTGAAGAAGAAAAGCTTGAAGAAGAAAAACCTGAAGAGATAGTAGAAAAAAAACCTGAAGAAGTAGTAACAGTTGAGCCAAAAAAAATTGAAAAGCCTAAGTCTAAGTCTAAGCCTGCTAAAAAAATAGTAAAAAAACAAAACATTGAAGCTAGCAATAGTGCTAATGTAGTTGGTGGAACTACTGCAAGTGGCAGTAATACACCTGTTCAAGATAGTGGCTCTAACTTAAATGGTGAAATTTATTTGGCTTTAAAAAGGCATATGAGTTATCCAAAAAGAGCAATAGAGCAAGAGATTGGTGGACGAGTTATAGTAGAATTTAAGCAGATAGATAAAAGCACTTTTGAATATATTAAAATAGCAAAAAGTAGTGGGCACAAAGTGCTTGATAATCATGCTATTAAAATTGTAAATGACGCAAAATACTCCTTACCTGTTCGCTCTTATGGTAGAAGCATAACTATACCTATTATTTTTGATTTAAATCAATTATAATACTTTAATAAGCAAAAATCATAAATATGGTTTTTGCTTATAATTATCTAAGAAATTTAAGATTAATGCGAAGCCTTTTAGATTTTATCTAAATTAGAACAATTAGCTAAAATTTGATATAATGCAAAAATTACAATAACAAGGAGAAATAATGAAGTTTATAAAAGGTTTGGTTGTATTACTATTGCTTATGTTAGTTGCCGTATATGTAGTAGCTTTCACGAGTTTTGGAAACAATCTAGTAAAACCATATATAGAAAAAACTATAAAAGAAAAATCAGGATATGATGTAAAATTATCGAAATTTGAGCTTAAATTTGGAAGCTTAGATGTTGATGCTGTTGTAAATGATGAGATAATGGCAAATGTAAATGGCAAATACTCACTTTTTGCACAGAGTTTTGATTTAAACTATAAAGTAGATGTTAATAACTTAAAAAGTTTTGGGTTAAATCTTGATGAAAAGATGGATTTAAGTGGAAAAGCAAAGGGTAAAGCAAAAGATTTTAGCGTAAATGGATCTGGCAAAATGCTTGATTCAAATGTAAGATTTTTAGCGAATTTAAAAGATTTTAAACCTTTTAATGTGGATTTGGACGCAAAAGGACTAAATGTTAAAAAAGCTCTTGCTTTAGCAAACCAACCATTATACTTAGATGGTTTAATAAATGCAGTAGCAAATGTTAAAGAAGGCACAGGAACAGCTACAATTACTTCATCAAATTTAATAGTTCAAAAAGATGGATTAAAAGATCAAAACATATCCATACCTGAAAATATACCTCTTGATTTAAAATCTGATATTGCATTAGAAAACAATATAGTAATAGCAGATACAAATGTAAAAT is a genomic window of Campylobacter blaseri containing:
- a CDS encoding site-specific DNA-methyltransferase, which translates into the protein MDKHQNTTNNIKPHDEKIDILKKHFGNCFTKDGKINFEKLKQELAPNEMNFYKESYSLEWLGKSYARILASDEATTLLKEDKSFNQKEENKNSQNLLIKGDNLEVLKHLSNAYYEKIKMIYIDPPYNTGGDGFVYEDDRKFTVSDLVALAGISKDKAKQILEFTKSKSNSHSAWLTFMYPRLYIAKTLLRDDGVIFVSIDDNEVAQLRLIMDEIFGEENFVSTINIYSNPRGRQSSKNIAETHEYILVYSKTQKIQLKGENLTKDQINEYNKQDENGFYREIGLRLRGGRATAEESPSLHFPIFVDPTDNSIHLDNKEKFIKIIPKFSNGILGTWRWSKDKIIKDKKLLIARKVKREGKLEYDIFEKNYLFKNKTRKIKSTWMEKEINYDRASNEQKDILGNKFFDYAKPLFLLKKITQISTANNDIILDFFAGSATTGHAIMQLNAQDGGDRKFILVQLPEKIDEKKSKVAYEFVKNELKVKEPTIFEITKERLIRAAKKIKDENKDKDLSEQDFGFRIFETMPIWEDYRFDEKELSSNMALFDEKELNEEDLNALLITWKTYDGSPLTKNLITYDLDGYSGYYVDSKLYLMHRGFKTKNLKALLEKIDNDKDFNPTTIIAFGYNFESKSLLEISENIKSYANKKSIDIDFITRY
- the exbB gene encoding TonB-system energizer ExbB, with the translated sequence MVDFMPFLNEYIDIIIFGILGSMSFIVITLGIERMIFFIRFKEEKYDDLHKLKIDVSRNLTCIGIIGSNAPYVGLLGTVVGIIITFYNMGQSGSFETASIMTGLSLALKATALGILVAIPSLVIHDFAIRAANKRIDIFQSNHKDK
- a CDS encoding energy transducer TonB, giving the protein MKKDLNFIVAFFISALLHTCVVALIFFKSLGQDTSISISENEAQAFGLSFAQIAQTEEYQEAMAKKEEIVEEQPEEAVEEITEEQPEEEKLEEEKPEEIVEKKPEEVVTVEPKKIEKPKSKSKPAKKIVKKQNIEASNSANVVGGTTASGSNTPVQDSGSNLNGEIYLALKRHMSYPKRAIEQEIGGRVIVEFKQIDKSTFEYIKIAKSSGHKVLDNHAIKIVNDAKYSLPVRSYGRSITIPIIFDLNQL
- a CDS encoding TonB-dependent receptor plug domain-containing protein, whose amino-acid sequence is MYKKNTFSFSLLALSSSFCYISTAGLAKDIELKDLNISANLPSKPITTKDKYKGSSSISKNTISSIAGPRRGLTDILKINPNVTFANTQVSSKNQGELDSQDISINGARSYQNNFIIDGMSINNDLNPSSSLRVSQEMGSMSSIGMSQTALPDIGSISQGINLDPDLIETLNVYDSSVSAKYGSFQGGVVETKTRNPRNGFHGKISSGYTSDKYTKIFVDEKEKNDFENSHNSLQQPKFKKIRNIVELEGYVAENLGILFNYSRSRSTIPLLAYSENYAEKYGQETKNQTRKNDNFFLKARYFATDNLTITPSFIYAPSSGAYHNPAAKNSKQTYNSGGLISSIDLDYDLGFGKLNQVIGFSNLNSSRDAEHEYYKLWSTGSRFNKFKTGGNSGGFGDIDQTQKTLSYKASLDFEKAKILDIGDLSLDHSFSMGLELKKVDASYKIKRAFNVYSVPSVYSGKTVNGFYGPEDRQERLDRCHPDDEACTVESLYDWDPSRLDGYAYMKKDTYSGETKAKIKQYSFWLQDELELGNLSLRPGVRFDKDSYTNKLNVAPRFVSSYEFSNSKITLGLNRYYGRSPLALMLKEGREDLKTSYKRKRFGGILYDPDDPSWEIDTSVLKKSDRFFRKLKTPYDDELAIGFDTSFYNLDLGLKYIHRKGKNLIFDADVITEGIDISKLDKNKYNKSDLRVFTNKGESKTDIYTVTLSNKIPYKIQNSTHAFELAFNYTDARSNSLAYNSFVQGSNTHKTDSSLGKTQKPSYKYLKLDGKIINIEDAPAEDFNRKWSLRLSTISKFPNFLSPKLDLTVGNTFRLEAPLKRLQLATDENVENYNGHYVTAYRTKKISGTGFNWDIRLGLVYNTSKNSEFFANLDVLNVLNKKIVSGEIDRYSKDISNVKIYQSGRSFYFEGGYRW
- the groES gene encoding co-chaperone GroES, which gives rise to MNFQPLGKRILVKREEETKTTATGIIIPDNASKEKPSVGEVVAVSKESEGINVGDTVVFSKYAGSEVNLDGEKYLVLNLEDTLGIIK
- the groL gene encoding chaperonin GroEL (60 kDa chaperone family; promotes refolding of misfolded polypeptides especially under stressful conditions; forms two stacked rings of heptamers to form a barrel-shaped 14mer; ends can be capped by GroES; misfolded proteins enter the barrel where they are refolded when GroES binds), which produces MAKDIIFSDEARNGLYAGVKKLNDAVKVTMGPRGRNVLIQKSFGAPSITKDGVSVAKEIELKDTIENMGAGLVKEVASKTNDEAGDGTTTATILAHAIFKEGLRNITAGANPIEVKRGMDKAVSAIIEALKDISTPVKGKKEITQVATISANSDSAIGELIADAMEKVGKDGVITVEEAKSIDDELNVVEGMQFDRGYLSPYFVTNAEKMTVELSSPYILLFDKKIANLKDLLPVLEQIQKTGKPLLIIAEDIEGEALATLVVNKLRGVLNISAVKAPGFGDRRKAMLEDIAILTGGNVISEEMGRTLESATLEDLGEAESVVIDKDNTTIVNGKGEKSAIEGRVAQIKSQIEETTSDYDKEKLQERLAKLSGGVAVIKVGAASETEMKEKKDRVDDALSATKAAVEEGIVIGGGAALICAGKKVKLELSGDEAIGAAIVERALYAPTRQIAENAGFDAGVVANEIKNSKDDNKGFDASTGEYVDMFEAGIIDPVKVTRVALQNAVSVSSLLLTTEATVSDIKEDKPAMPDMSGMGGMGGMGGMM
- a CDS encoding ExbD/TolR family protein; its protein translation is MEIKNNFKLNVIPLIDVMLVLLAIVLTAASFIEYGKIDVKLPKQNTSLKKEDIPKERVEIILSSDSQIRLNNQNLDLDSLKIELSKLKKDDFILFKGDQKAEFGKFVDILQILKYLDLQNFLIMTQVEQ